Proteins encoded within one genomic window of Eurosta solidaginis isolate ZX-2024a chromosome 1, ASM4086904v1, whole genome shotgun sequence:
- the wat gene encoding fatty acyl-CoA reductase wat, whose amino-acid sequence MNNNVKEFSNIEDQFITPVFDESPIQKFYKDKGVFLTGGTGFFGKIIIDKLLRVTEVAQIYLLIRTKKGKDVYSRIEDLFNDPVFEKLKKCNPKYRQKISIISGDCSLPALGITQTERELIKENVNIVIHGAATVRFDEKLKMAIAINVNGTKEILQLAKEIVHLKAVVHVSTAFAHCNHRYIQERFYHSSITGENACKLGECLDEHTLNELTATIIKGYPNTYTYTKVLAEDIVQNYAEKLPVTIFRPGIVITTYKEPISGWIDNMYGPCGIIVGIGSGVLRVFSGKVDNKANIVPVDLSVNALLASAWDIARNTYDTPPIYNYVPDADNMVTWKEYMEYGFEYGCNIPMRKSIWYPRFTIVPWRWQFVILSFLYHTVPAMFMDLSMILVGKKPRMLQIYRKIHKFCSVMEYFSSNDFKFDNDNVRALSAKLQGADKHIFGFDMRYLDWKELFRVSLVGLRLYVVKDDPRSVPESIKRHGRLKVLHYTTLFVVYSLGLAMLYKIFNFFLF is encoded by the exons atgaGTCTCCAATACAGAAATTTTACAAGGATAAGGGTGTTTTCCTTACTGGCGGTACAGGCTTCTTTGGAAAAA TTATAATCGATAAATTGTTGCGCGTCACCGAGGTGGCACAAATTTATTTGCTTATACGCACCAAAAAGGGTAAAGATGTCTATTCTCGCATCGAAGATCTATTCAATGATCCT GTGTTtgagaaattgaaaaaatgcaaTCCCAAGTATCGACAGAAAATCTCCATCATCAGCGGTGATTGCTCGCTGCCCGCATTGGGTATCACGCAAACAGAACGTGAGCTAATCAAGGAGAATGTAAACATTGTTATCCATGGGGCGGCGACGGTGCGTTTCGATGAGAAATTGAAAATGGCAATAGCCATAAATGTGAATGGCACAAAAGAGATATTGCAGTTGGCCAAAGAGATTGTCCACTTGAAG GCAGTCGTGCACGTTTCAACTGCTTTTGCCCATTGCAATCACCGTTATATACAAGAGCGTTTCTATCATAGTTCCATTACTGGTGAGAATGCCTGCAAGTTAGGTGAATGCCTCGACGAGCACACACTAAACGAGTTGACAGCGACCATAATCAAAGGATATCCGAACACGTACACATATACCAAAGTTTTAGCTGAGGACATTGTACAAAACTATGCAGAGAAATTGCCAGTGACGATATTTCGGCCAGGCATTG TTATAACAACCTACAAGGAACCAATTTCTGGTTGGATCGATAACATGTATGGACCCTGCGGCATTATAGTCGGTATTGGTTCCGGTGTATTACGCGTTTTCAGCGGGAAAGTGGATAACAAAGCTAATATTGTGCCAGTAGATTTGTCAGTGAATGCGTTGTTGGCCAGTGCGTGGGATATAGCACGTAATAc TTATGACACACCACCCATTTATAATTATGTGCCCGATGCAGATAATATGGTCACTTGGAAGGAGTATATGGAATATGGTTTCGAATATGGTTGTAATATACCAATGCGAAAATCAATTTGGTATCCACGCTTTACAATTGTGCCCTGGCGTTGGCAGTTTGTGATTTTATCATTTCTATATCATACAGTGCCAGCCATGTTTATGGATTTGTCCATGATTCTTGTTGGGAAGAAGCCAAG AATGTTACAAATTTATCGCAAAATACACAAATTCTGTTCTGTGATGGAATATTTCAGTTCCAATGATTTCAAATTCGATAACGATAATGTGCGCGCATTATCAGCGAAACTGCAAGGTGCCGATAAACACATTTTCGGTTTCGATATGCGCTATCTTGATTGGAAGGAATTGTTTCGAGTCAGTTTGGTTGGTTTGCGTTTATATGTGGTGAAGGATGATCCACGAAGTGTGCCTGAATCGATAAAGCGTCATGGGCG GCTAAAAGTACTGCACTATACGACGCTTTTCGTTGTTTATTCACTGGGTTTAGCGATGTTATATAAGatatttaatttctttcttttctaG